From a region of the Drosophila yakuba strain Tai18E2 unplaced genomic scaffold, Prin_Dyak_Tai18E2_2.1 Segkk4_quiver_pilon_scaf, whole genome shotgun sequence genome:
- the LOC122319657 gene encoding craniofacial development protein 2-like: MASAWPPVLRLRCCWARVAGIAGLMLRWRAGISKRTRIGQWNVRALREPSRLAQFEAEMEKLHIAIAGISEIRWAGSGETTTLDSNLVLHSGNSDGRRYGVGIFVSKCIKKALVSWKPISDRIMTARFRCRARYIINITQCYAPTEDANDDTKDDFYTALAATLNKLRQGDINILMGDFNAKIGPNNTGLRSVMGQHGTGTRNDNGERLVELCQLFQMVIGGTIFPHKDVHKYSWTSPSGNTRNQIDHICISRKWRHSLLDVRNKRGASIDSDHELVIAEHLIKLNRNHSRNTGNSQHRRAPPLNLHLLSDSTLKTRMTSTLREQQIPLEDHPWEHTCRQLRTTACNNAEDRTGYLKNLGPD, from the coding sequence GCATCTCAAAACGGACACGAATTGGACAATGGAACGTTAGAGCTCTAAGAGAACCATCTAGGTTAGCACAGTTCGAGGCGGAGATGGAGAAACTTCACATTGCAATAGCTGGAATCAGCGAGATAAGGTGGGCTGGCAgtggggaaacaacaacattagATAGCAATCTAGTCCTACACAGTGGCAACAGTGACGGCAGAAGATATGGAGTGGGAATTTTCGTGTCCAAGTGCATAAAGAAGGCACTGGTTTCCTGGAAACCCATTTCTGATAGAATCATGACCGCCAGGTTCAGATGTAGAGCTAGATACATAATAAACATCACTCAATGCTATGCCCCGACGGAAGACGCAAACGACGACACTAAGGACGACTTCTATACTGCCCTTGCAGCAACCCTCAATAAGCTACGGCAAGGTGATATTAACATCCTCATGGGTGACTTCAATGCAAAAATTGGCCCCAACAACACCGGACTAAGATCTGTCATGGGCCAGCATGGAACTGGGACTCGCAACGATAACGGAGAAAGATTAGTGGAACTCTGCCAGCTATTCCAAATGGTCATCGGCGGcacaatattcccacacaaagatgtccacaaatactcctggacatctcCAAGTGGTAATACGCGCAACCAGATCGACCACATAtgcattagcaggaaatggagacactcGCTACTGGACGTACGGAACAAAAGGGGAGCATCTATAGACAGTGACCATGAGTTGGTCATTGCAGAACATTTAATAAAGCTCAACCGCAACCACTCAAGGAACACTGGCAACAGTCAACACCGGCGAGCGCCCCCTCTGAACCTGCACCTCCTTAGCGACTCTACTCTGAAGACGAGAATGACGTCCACGCTGCGAGAACAGCAGATCCCCCTAGAAGACCACCCATGGGAGCACACCTGCAGGCAACTAAGGACCACGGCCTGCAACAACGCGGAAGATCGGACTGGATATTTGAAGAACCTGGGACCTGATTAG